The Treponema pectinovorum genome includes a window with the following:
- a CDS encoding S66 family peptidase has translation MKIPKFIKPGDTIAITAPSFGATIEPYITRFNEAIKIFKERGYEVIVGKTCYLSDGVGISTNPKTAAQELTDFYLDPKIKAIISCGGGELMCETVSLIDFYALKQAEPKWFVGYSDNTNFIFPLVTLCETCAIYAQNATGFGKPWEKSEQDTFEILEGKKNTVFGFEKFQNPNAQIQDPLSPYILTEQKTLKTFVPSDAESKILQALQNDRDLLMSGTILGGCLDCIVGLSGTRFDGVKNFVTKHKKIIWALESCDLNPMDIRRALWHLKESGWFKNAAGFIFGRPYAAFDAEIFGLNQYNAVTGALCDLKVPLVLDADFGHIDPVFPLVIGADSKIFVRGNDIKIEMGLTR, from the coding sequence ATGAAAATTCCAAAATTCATAAAGCCAGGCGATACAATCGCAATAACTGCTCCAAGTTTTGGTGCAACAATCGAACCCTATATAACACGTTTTAACGAGGCTATAAAAATTTTCAAAGAGCGTGGTTATGAAGTTATTGTCGGGAAAACCTGCTACCTTTCTGATGGTGTTGGAATTTCTACAAATCCAAAAACAGCCGCACAGGAATTAACAGATTTCTATCTTGACCCAAAAATAAAAGCGATAATCAGTTGCGGTGGCGGCGAATTGATGTGCGAAACTGTGAGCCTCATAGATTTTTACGCATTAAAACAAGCCGAGCCCAAATGGTTCGTAGGCTATAGCGACAATACAAATTTTATTTTTCCTTTGGTAACCCTTTGCGAAACTTGTGCAATATACGCACAAAATGCAACAGGATTTGGAAAACCTTGGGAAAAAAGCGAGCAAGACACTTTTGAAATTTTAGAAGGCAAAAAAAATACGGTTTTTGGTTTTGAGAAATTTCAAAATCCCAATGCCCAAATACAAGACCCACTTTCGCCATACATTTTAACAGAGCAAAAAACGCTCAAAACTTTTGTTCCAAGCGATGCCGAGTCAAAAATTTTACAAGCACTCCAAAACGATAGAGATTTGCTCATGAGCGGAACAATTTTGGGCGGCTGCCTCGACTGCATCGTTGGCTTGAGCGGAACTCGATTTGACGGTGTAAAAAACTTCGTTACAAAGCATAAAAAAATAATATGGGCGCTTGAAAGTTGCGATTTAAATCCAATGGATATAAGAAGAGCGTTGTGGCATTTAAAAGAAAGCGGTTGGTTTAAAAATGCGGCGGGATTTATCTTTGGGCGTCCGTATGCGGCTTTTGACGCGGAAATCTTTGGCTTAAATCAATATAACGCGGTAACTGGCGCACTTTGCGATTTAAAAGTTCCTTTGGTTTTAGATGCGGACTTTGGACATATAGATCCGGTTTTTCCGCTGGTGATTGGTGCGGACTCTAAAATTTTTGTGCGGGGAAACGATATTAAAATAGAAATGGGGCTTACCCGCTAA
- a CDS encoding cytidylate kinase-like family protein, translating into MNKIITISREFGAGGGEIGKRVAQILGFEYYDKGIILKAASEINMDIAKVLKNDEKAPFLSTFTQTLFDFYSTPVNEQIFEAQKSVIRKIAEHGKCVIVGRNANRILSQFDSALHIFVHADVYWRVNRLKAEKMQDVAESKIMQELEKVDKMRHKYCSYYTNTEFGDSRYYDVCLNTSKISIDDCVKLIVNLSK; encoded by the coding sequence ATGAACAAGATAATAACTATAAGTCGCGAATTTGGCGCTGGCGGTGGCGAAATCGGCAAAAGAGTTGCTCAAATTCTCGGGTTTGAATACTACGATAAAGGGATAATCCTAAAAGCTGCGAGCGAAATAAATATGGATATAGCAAAGGTTCTTAAAAATGATGAAAAAGCACCTTTTCTTTCCACTTTTACGCAAACTCTTTTTGATTTTTACAGTACTCCAGTAAACGAACAGATTTTCGAAGCGCAAAAGTCTGTTATCCGAAAGATTGCAGAACATGGAAAATGCGTAATAGTCGGACGCAATGCTAACAGAATTTTAAGCCAATTTGACTCTGCTCTTCATATTTTTGTTCATGCAGATGTATATTGGAGGGTAAATCGCCTTAAAGCAGAAAAAATGCAAGATGTTGCAGAATCAAAAATAATGCAGGAATTAGAAAAGGTAGATAAAATGCGTCACAAATATTGTTCCTATTATACAAATACAGAATTTGGCGACAGTCGTTATTATGATGTTTGTCTTAATACATCTAAAATTTCAATTGATGACTGTGTAAAACTTATAGTCAATCTAAGTAAATAA